Proteins from a single region of Bdellovibrio bacteriovorus HD100:
- a CDS encoding HAMP domain-containing methyl-accepting chemotaxis protein yields the protein MTQLSLKGRFLIVTGLLMAIALITNLLSLDRLRFQNKVTGEIGEIWLPAVSKAADLNINLANYRKLEFNLLATQSTDERTKILEEMDSLLGNITIYSKVLDPLLTTDDLRKTYEEFLAGWDSYQAESEKFKAAVDQENEKLAEEILQGTSNAQYTKAYDSLKKLTDDSYMAGVSNAENVAKNFKLTIYILSTVVGVSLLLGLLVSFWNIRKVQRSLNLVAGGLDESSSTIRNRASELVTSSDQISSSSTSTAASLEEIVASMEELTATVRQNSLNSNQAASISIEGQRTVDEGQKKLELLVQVISEISNNSRKIEEILTMIDDIAFQTNLLALNAAVEAARAGEQGKGFAVVADAVRALAQKSSGAAKEISSLIHEASEKSKQGVNLAADSESALKAIVENTRKVSDLIQTVAQGSQEQSQGIEQVNKALTQIDQSLQGVASSMGAVTGSTEDMQTQSEELHKMMCELHILVGHKENTEKNNETKPENEEIVSAI from the coding sequence ATGACCCAACTTTCACTCAAAGGCCGCTTCTTGATAGTGACTGGGCTGCTGATGGCGATTGCGTTGATCACCAATCTGCTTTCTCTGGACAGACTGCGCTTTCAAAACAAAGTCACCGGAGAAATTGGTGAAATCTGGCTTCCGGCCGTCAGCAAAGCCGCCGATCTGAACATCAATCTGGCCAACTATCGCAAGCTGGAGTTCAATCTGCTGGCCACGCAAAGCACTGACGAACGCACAAAGATTCTGGAAGAAATGGACAGTCTTCTGGGCAACATCACCATCTATTCCAAAGTGCTGGATCCTTTACTGACCACGGACGATCTCAGAAAAACCTATGAAGAATTTCTGGCCGGCTGGGACTCCTACCAGGCGGAAAGTGAAAAGTTCAAGGCCGCCGTGGACCAGGAAAATGAAAAACTGGCCGAAGAAATTCTGCAAGGGACCTCCAACGCCCAGTACACCAAAGCATATGACTCTTTGAAGAAGCTGACCGACGACAGCTATATGGCGGGCGTAAGCAACGCTGAAAACGTCGCCAAAAACTTCAAGCTGACCATCTATATTCTTTCCACCGTCGTGGGCGTAAGCCTGCTGCTGGGCCTTTTGGTCAGCTTCTGGAACATTCGCAAGGTGCAAAGATCCCTGAACCTGGTGGCCGGTGGTCTTGATGAGAGCTCCTCCACCATCCGCAACCGCGCCAGCGAACTGGTGACCTCCAGTGACCAAATCTCGTCAAGCTCCACCTCCACGGCCGCCTCTCTTGAAGAAATTGTGGCCTCCATGGAAGAGCTCACGGCGACGGTTCGCCAGAATTCCCTGAACTCCAATCAGGCGGCCAGCATTTCCATCGAGGGTCAGCGCACCGTGGATGAAGGGCAGAAGAAACTGGAGCTGCTGGTTCAGGTGATCAGCGAGATTTCCAACAACTCGCGAAAGATCGAAGAGATCCTGACAATGATTGACGACATTGCCTTCCAGACAAATCTACTGGCGCTGAATGCAGCGGTCGAAGCCGCCCGTGCCGGGGAACAGGGCAAGGGTTTTGCCGTGGTGGCTGACGCAGTCCGGGCACTGGCGCAGAAAAGTTCGGGTGCCGCCAAGGAAATCAGTTCCTTAATTCATGAGGCTTCCGAAAAAAGCAAACAGGGCGTGAATCTGGCCGCCGACAGCGAGTCGGCCCTAAAAGCCATCGTGGAGAACACCCGCAAGGTTTCAGATCTGATTCAAACCGTCGCACAAGGTTCCCAGGAACAATCCCAGGGTATTGAGCAGGTGAACAAGGCCCTGACCCAGATCGACCAAAGTTTGCAGGGTGTTGCCTCCTCCATGGGCGCGGTCACGGGTTCCACTGAAGACATGCAAACCCAGTCTGAAGAATTACACAAAATGATGTGCGAACTTCACATTCTGGTCGGCCATAAAGAAAATACAGAAAAGAATAATGAAACAAAACCAGAGAACGAAGAAATCGTCTCTGCCATTTAA
- a CDS encoding Flp1 family type IVb pilin → MKKFKNFSKKLLKNESGQGATEYILLLVVVVALVVIFKDRIKTAMEEKVGSLASDITGFSGN, encoded by the coding sequence ATGAAAAAGTTTAAGAACTTTTCCAAGAAGCTATTGAAGAATGAATCCGGCCAAGGTGCGACAGAATACATCCTGTTGCTGGTGGTGGTCGTCGCTTTGGTGGTTATCTTCAAAGACAGAATCAAAACTGCAATGGAAGAAAAAGTGGGTTCATTGGCAAGTGATATCACAGGCTTCAGCGGTAACTAG